A window of the Harmonia axyridis chromosome 5, icHarAxyr1.1, whole genome shotgun sequence genome harbors these coding sequences:
- the LOC123679947 gene encoding uncharacterized protein LOC123679947, with the protein MLGQDFTVIYIIFYYCVTVSTLYTGEVSLDDYGSKVGRRDPTFDKKKKINAVLFFADTCADGDYTNYTGLNCLKLEKKPEIKHCSDVPSSMFARKKRNWKFKRHTCTCYARLQESIMSLLNYAQNSLGMITALGSLSNHSFSNSIRFGNTEIDINDHFEPENSGASDDAMREKIKNALNAGPGASDSTKEGDEGSGTPPDNKEDNKEDNKEDNKEDNKDDNQYQKVPLLNVFPKDSPPPPLYAFTDEEERRKRSEGPYVLEPEHREVFRIKTKRDAKLSKPREIRDPTYLHREPKINTIFDIMDIMTSMQKSLFGSMLQEESDTYSHDGEACPYPHNVLGSVRQPGLFEVVHKTLYTVINSSDTGFLMIIIGGNLSDIACSFTPLVQSIKHVAENTDEDSTLIVLTGTCPNGPDAKVKLPCEELNKRHLPLFATGPGSDEFCNCYELYDVPLTVKRILSRYNSNSKEAPPQDLEIAERGRQKRSIIELDEEEDYDEEDEPFHYDSRRAAHVTGGTVKQKNKNGCSVVEVPVGIIYLNLFSISIYSISIYQ; encoded by the exons ATGCTAGGACAAGACTTTACCgtcatttatattatattttattactgCGTTACAGTATCTACACTGTATACAGGTGAAG TCAGCCTAGACGATTATGGGAGCAAGGTTGGTAGAAGAGATCCAACCTtcgataaaaagaagaaaatcaatGCAGTGCTGTTCTTTGCTGACACTTGTGCAGATGGGGATTATACCAATTATACTGGCTTGAACTGCTTGAAACTGGAGAAAAAACCAGAAATTAAG CATTGTTCCGACGTTCCAAGCAGTATGTTTGCACGAAAGAAGAGAAACTGGAAATTTAAAAGGCACACTTGCACTTGCTACGCTCGGCTGCAAGAATCTATCATGTCGTTGCTCAACTATGCTCAGAACTCACTTGGAATGATCACAg CCCTGGGCTCCCTGTCGAATCACAGCTTCAGCAACAGCATCCGCTTCGGCAACACTGAGATAGACATCAACGACCACTTTGAACCTGAAAACTCCGGCGCCTCAGACGACGCCATGCGGGAAAAGATCAAGAATGCCCTGAACGCTGGTCCAGGTGCCAGTGACAGCACCAAGGAGGGAGACGAAGGCTCCGGTACTCCCCCTGACAACAAGGAGGACAACAAAGAAGATAACAAGGAGGACAACAAGGAAGATAACAAGGATGACAACCAGTACCAGAAGGTGCCGCTGCTGAACGTCTTCCCCAAGGACTCACCTCCGCCTCCCCTGTACGCCTTCACCGACGAGGAAGAGCGGAGAAAGAGGTCAGAGGGGCCATATGTGTTGGAACCAGAGCACCGGGAGGTCTTTAGGATCAAGACGAAGAGAGATGCGAAGTTGTCGAAACCCAGGGAGATTAGGGACCCCACTTACTTGCACAGGGAGCCGAAGATCAACACGATCTTCGACATCATGGACATCATGACCAGCATGCAGAAGTCGTTGTTCGGCAGCATGTTGCAGGAGGAGTCTg ATACCTACAGCCACGACGGCGAGGCCTGTCCCTACCCTCACAACGTCTTGGGCAGTGTCAGACAACCAGGCCTCTTCGAGGTGGTCCACAAGACCCTCTACACAGTCATCAACTCCTCCGACACCGGCTTCCTGATGATCATCATCGGCGGCAACCTCTCCGACATAGCCTGCTCCTTCACGCCACTGGTGCAGAGCATAAAACACGTGGCCGAGAACACGGACGAAGACTCCACGCTGATCGTGCTGACGGGCACATGCCCCAACGGCCCTGACGCCAAAGTGAAGCTGCCTTGTGAGGAGCTCAATAAAAGACATCTGCCTCTTTTCGCGACAG gACCTGGCAGTGACGAGTTTTGCAACTGCTACGAACTCTATGACGTTCCGTTAACGGTGAAGAGAATTTTGTCGAGATATAATTCGAACAGTAAAGAAG CTCCACCTCAAGACCTTGAAATAGCTGAACGTGGAAGACAAAAAAGGAGCATCATTGAATTGGATGAAGAGGAGGATTATGATGAAGAGGATGAGCCTTTTCACTACGACTCAAGGCGCGCTGCGCACGTCACTGGGGGAACGGTGAAGCAGAAGAATAAAAATGGTTGCAGTGTTGTCGAAGTGCCCGTAGGaattatatatttgaatttattttctatTAGTATTTATTCGATATCAATATATCAGTGA
- the LOC123679925 gene encoding zinc finger Ran-binding domain-containing protein 2-like, which produces MARNVSPTELENSSPPHSKTSNNDDWTCDDCGNENFARRNNCNRCSKARTNLAKKKKLGTEIGKAAAEKSGGLFNAEDWQCYKCANVNWARRQHCNVCNTPKFAVMEERTGFGGGYNDREVVEYKERQESDDEYDEFGRRKKLRKNSDRSSYRGSSDEDVKKTKDEPVKKKPKLEEVVQKEDEEEDDEEEDDDDDGDLSKYDLSDFGDATCSNDGKKN; this is translated from the coding sequence ATGGCTAGAAATGTTTCGCCtacagaattggaaaattcatcACCACCACACTCGAAGAcctcaaataatgatgattggACTTGCGATGACtgtggaaatgaaaattttgctcGAAGAAATAATTGTAATAGATGTAGTAAAGCACGCACAAATCTAGCCAAAAAGAAGAAACTTGGCACTGAAATTGGCAAGGCAGCTGCTGAAAAAAGTGGTGGTCTATTCAATGCTGAAGACTGGCAGTGTTATAAATGTGCAAATGTTAACTGGGCCCGAAGACAGCATTGTAATGTGTGCAACACTCCCAAATTTGCTGTAATGGAGGAAAGAACTGGTTTTGGTGGTGGATATAATGACCGAGAAGTTGTTGAATATAAGGAAAGACAAGAATCTGATGATGAATATGATGAATTTGGACGAAGGAAGAAACTGAGAAAGAACAGTGATAGGTCTAGTTATAGAGGTAGTAGCGATGAGGAtgtgaaaaaaacaaaagatgAACCTGTAAAGAAAAAACCTAAACTGGAGGAAGTTGTGCAAAAAGAGGACGAGGAGGAAGATGATGAAGAAgaggatgatgatgatgatggagATCTTTCCAAATATGATTTATCTGATTTTGGCGATGCCACTTGTTCAAATGATGGGAAAAAAAATTAG
- the LOC123679926 gene encoding probable small nuclear ribonucleoprotein G, producing MSKAHPPELKKFMDKKMSLQLNGGRCISGILRGFDPFMNLVIDETVEECKDGSKNNIGMVVVRGNSIIMLEALDRL from the exons ATGTCTAAAGCTCATCCCCCAGAGTTAAAAAA GTTTATGGACAAAAAAATGTCCCTTCAACTAAACGGGGGAAGATGTATATCAGGAATACTCAGAGGATTCGACCCCTTCATGAATCTCGTAATTGATGAAACAGTAGAAGAATGTAAAGATGGATCTAAAAACAATATTGGGATGGTG GTTGTTCGTGGAAATAGCATTATTATGTTAGAAGCTTTGGACCGACTCTAG